The nucleotide sequence TCCTGCAGGGCCCCAGACAGCAGCGTCTGACGATAGTACTTGGACCAATTATTGAGGCTCCACATGCGCACTCGAGAAAAGTCCACCCCATGTGAGTCCAAGGGCAGTAGGTCCATGTGGTTCATCAAATGCAAGACATGCTCCCAGTTCTGCATCAGGTAAATGTCAGCTTGATCAATGATGAGAAGCTCAATAGAAGACAGAAAGTCAaaatctctcttcttctctccttctccaccaATGATGGTCCTCAAGCCCAGAGGGGAGGCAATGAGGATGTCTGACGAATAGAAGGGGGCATAAAGTCGGATGCTTCTCTGCAGTATTGCCACTCCAGTCCTGAAGTGGTCATCGATGTTGCCGACAAATACAGCTTCATAATCCTCAGGCCTCTGCAGGTTGGGTGGTCTCTCCTCGGGATCTGAGCCATACTCTCCATTAAACCTCTTTTTGTTGCctacaattattttcttcttgctgTCGCCCTCAAGAAGACTGATGAAGAGCTGTACCACCCGCAAAGCAGCTTCCCGGAATGGCACCACTATCAGCACCTTGGGCCTCGTTAGCCCTTGGTCCCTGaagtcatcatcatcacccaccCCAAGTTTCTGGCTTCGGCACCTGCTGTTGTTGGTAAGCACCTGGGCATTGGCTTTGAGGACGTGATTTATCACATGCAGGCAGTACACGTGGCGGATCTCTTCCCCATTCTTCAGGGCAGTCCTTTCTGGGTAGAACAGGTCCCGGTAAGAATTCATAATTAAGAAGAGCTCTTTCTGGAGGGGTGTGAAGGGGCTACTTGAATTTGGGGGACCAGAGAGGAACTGGCTGTTGGTCTTGATCCAGGTGGATTCCAGAGGCTTCTGGAGATGAAGTGACTTTAAGTCAATGTCCTTTGGGGGTTTAAAGGTTTCCGGTTTCCAACTGTTGAAACctggatgaaaagacaagctggcCCAGGATGGGCCATTTTAGCTGGTGGGTAGTTTTGGGATTTGTGGCAACAgcctggatttctttttctttcagttctttgttTACATGTTGTGCAAATGGATCTTGTAATGCTTTCAGAGAACAgttgccttctctttcctcttcgaGAAAGTTGGTTTCTAGGCTGAAGAGTGACTCATGTTTTGCATCTGTAAACTCCTCTGGGGATTCCTCTGATGTGCCAGGTGGCCCGTGCCCATCTTTTCCCTTAGGGTCAGCAGGTAAGGCCGCATTCTTCTGCATGTCAGTAGACGCTACTGCCGTCTCTTCCTCCACACTGATGTCACTATCGCCATCTTCAAGATTCATTTCTGTCTCATCTATAACActgtcttcttcttcctcttcctcctcctcatct is from Orcinus orca chromosome X, mOrcOrc1.1, whole genome shotgun sequence and encodes:
- the LOC125962907 gene encoding LOW QUALITY PROTEIN: U3 small nucleolar RNA-associated protein 25 homolog (The sequence of the model RefSeq protein was modified relative to this genomic sequence to represent the inferred CDS: inserted 2 bases in 1 codon; deleted 1 base in 1 codon), which gives rise to MTPSPTPPSSKPGKRYTEESFKAAEVKTAAKRLPVRVSRKEAKPQTCQLXQSLDTSSSESEAESEPEQVSGYNRLLATLKDVSKEDEEEEEEEEDSVIDETEMNLEDGDSDISVEEETAVASTDMQKNAALPADPKGKDGHGPPGTSEESPEEFTDAKHESLFSLETNFLEEEREGNCSLKALQDPFAQHVNKELKEKEIQAVATNPKTTHQLKWPILGQLVFSSRFQQLKPETFKPPKDIDLKSLHLQKPLESTWIKTNSQFLSGPPNSSSPFTPLQKELFLIMNSYRDLFYPERTALKNGEEIRHVYCLHVINHVLKANAQVLTNNSRCRSQKLGVGDDDDFRDQGLTRPKVLIVVPFREAALRVVQLFISLLEGDSKKKIIVGNKKRFNGEYGSDPEERPPNLQRPEDYEAVFVGNIDDHFRTGVAILQRSIRLYAPFYSSDILIASPLGLRTIIGGEGEKKRDFDFLSSIELLIIDQADIYLMQNWEHVLHLMNHMDLLPLDSHGVDFSRVRMWSLNNWSKYYRQTLLSGALQDAQINSVFIKYCVHGQGQVAVRNVPMTGCISHVLVLLPRVFQRMEAENLASVIDARFNFFVNKILPQYRDAVMSHTLIYVPSYLDFVRLRNYFKKEELNFTHICECAQKSGVSRARHFFLQGEKQFLLLTERFHFYKRYTIKGIRNLIFYELPTYPHFYSEVCNMLQATTRGEEAAWTCTVLYSKYDAQRLAAVVGVERAAQMLQSKKNVHLFITGER